A genomic stretch from Scheffersomyces stipitis CBS 6054 chromosome 6, complete sequence includes:
- the DAL4.2 gene encoding allantoin permease (go_component membrane~go_function nucleobase transporter activity~go_process nucleobase, nucleoside, nucleotide and nucleic acid transport): MDSKDEKVNTVVSVERGSVEDTEAGFKNETFLQKLIRWVEVQPKGELTHSQMFLYNHDLRPVEAERRQWAWYNYVFFWIADSFNINTWQIAATGIQSGGMNWWQTWISVWIGYTITGLFVSQAARVGIFYHISFPVSVRSAFGIYGSLWPVLNRVVMSAVWYAVQCSVAGPCFEVMLRSIFGQNLDKTMANGISDPDLTTFKFLSFFLFWLFSLPFLWFPPHKVRHLFTVKAYVVPVAGIAFLVWTIVKAGGIGPVVHTPATAQGSKLGWAFVTSTMNCLANFATLITNAPDFSRFATKPSFSMKYLVYSLSIPLCFSLTSLIGILVTSASQSMYGEAYWSPIDVLGRFLDNYTSGNRAGVFLIGLAFALAQLGTNISANSLSFGTDVTALLPRFMSIRRGSYLCAAVALCICPWKLTSSSSMFTTYLSAYSVFLSSIAGVVACDYYYLRRGRIFLTHLYSMTAPESALPSVYKYNFIGCNWRAYAAYIGGIMPNIVGFVGATETHKVPIGATRVYDLNFFAGFFSAFILYYLLSYYFPVSGVPAVGPFEKGWFEINAHVEDFEEELAGNIINPEDTPEGAFTSISYASGSMK, encoded by the coding sequence ATGGATTCTAAAGACGAAAAAGTTAACACAGTCGTCTCCGTAGAGAGAGGCTCTGTGGAAGATACTGAAGCTGGcttcaaaaatgaaaccTTCTTACAGAAGCTTATAAGATGGGTAGAAGTCCAACCCAAGGGTGAATTGACTCACTCTCAGATGTTCCTTTACAATCATGATTTGCGTCCAGTTGAAGCTGAAAGACGTCAATGGGCTTGGTACAACtacgtcttcttctggattgCTGATTCCTTCAATATTAATACATGGCAGATTGCAGCAACTGGAATTCAACTGGGAGGTATGAATTGGTGGCAGACATGGATTTCTGTTTGGATAGGTTATACAATTACTGGATTATTTGTATCACAGGCTGCCAGAGTTGGTATATTCTATCACATTTCCTTCCCTGTTTCTGTACGATCTGCGTTTGGAATTTATGGCTCCCTCTGGCCAGTCCTCAACAGAGTGGTTATGTCTGCTGTTTGGTATGCAGTTCAATGTTCAGTGGCTGGTCCATGCTTTGAGGTCATGTTGAGATCAATATTTGGCCAAAATCTAGACAAGACGATGGCTAATGGCATTAGTGATCCTGACTTGACTACCTTTAAATTCTtaagtttcttcttgttctggcTTTTCTCCTTGCCATTCCTTTGGTTTCCACCTCATAAGGTTAGACACTTATTCACAGTCAAAGCCTATGTTGTTCCAGTTGCAGGTATCGCATTCTTGGTATGGACTATTGTCAAGGCAGGAGGCATCGGTCCCGTGGTTCATACTCCAGCTACAGCTCAAGGAAGTAAGTTGGGTTGGGCATTTGTTACATCCACAATGAACTGCTTGGCTAATTTCGCAACGTTAATCACTAATGCGCCTGACTTCTCTCGTTTTGCTACGAAGCCATCCTTCAGTATGAAATATTTAGTCTACTCTCTTTCTATTCCATTGTGCTTCTCTCTAACATCCTTAATCGGAATCTTGGTCACCTCAGCATCTCAGTCCATGTACGGGGAGGCATACTGGTCTCCAATAGATGTTCTAGGAAGATTCTTGGACAACTACACATCTGGTAACAGAGCTGGTGTATTTTTGATTGGACTTGCATTTGCATTGGCCCAATTAGGAACCAACATTAGTGCCAATTCACTTTCTTTTGGTACCGATGTCACAGCTTTATTGCCTAGATTCATGAGTATTAGACGGGGAAGCTACTTGTGTGCTGCTGTTGCACTTTGTATCTGTCCATGGaaattgacttcttcttcttccatgtTCACGACTTATTTATCTGCTTACTCCGTTTTCCTTTCATCTATTGCTGGTGTAGTAGCTTGCGACTATTACTATCTCAGAAGAGGTCGTATTTTCTTGACTCACTTATACTCGATGACGGCACCAGAATCTGCACTTCCTTCTGTCTACAAGTACAATTTCATTGGGTGCAATTGGAGAGCTTATGCTGCCTATATAGGCGGCATCATGCCCAAcattgttggttttgttgGTGCCACTGAGACTCATAAGGTCCCCATTGGAGCCACCAGAGTTTATGACTTAAACTTCTTTGCTGgcttcttttcagcattCATTTTGTACTACTTATTGTCTTATTACTTTCCAGTTTCTGGAGTTCCTGCTGTTGGTCCATTCGAGAAAGGATGGTTCGAGATAAATGCCCATGTAGAGGATTTCGAGGAAGAGTTGGCAGGCAACATTATTAATCCTGAAGATACTCCTGAAGGTGCATTTACTTCTATTTCATATGCTTCTGGTAGTATGAAGTGA
- the HXT4 gene encoding fructose symporter (go_component integral to membrane~go_function transporter activity~go_process transport), whose translation SIETDFIEIEQLAQQASRKRTFWQKLLDCEFELEFKDKKHMVWLLGAFASAAGILSGVDQSIISGASIGMNTALKLTDHQSSLVSSLMPLGAMAGSMMMTPLSEYFGRKKAIVISCLWYSLGAGLCAGANSHEMMFAGRFILGIGVGIEGGSVGIYIAESVPAHVRGNLVSMYQFNIALGEVFGFAIAAIFYDIHGGWRYMVGSSLVFSTILFIGLLFLPESPRYLMYKGKVGESYNVWKRLRNADDESSKVEFLEMRHNAIIDEDRRAHESKFQVWMDLFTIPRNRRALFYAVLMVSFGQLTGINAVMYYLSTLMHKIGFNIRASVFMSLVGGGSLLIGTIPAILWMDRFGRRVWGMNIIGFFIGLVLVGVGYRFNSVTQKEAALGVYLTGLILYMSFFGAYACLTWVLPAESFSLSTRSVGMTICSTFLYLWSFTVTYNFTKMQNAFTYTGLTLGFYGGIAFIGFIYQILFMPETKDKTLEEIDDIFSKSSFQVARENISNVKRFWGFS comes from the coding sequence AGCATTGAGACCGattttattgaaattgagcAGTTGGCTCAACAGGCATCAAGAAAGAGGACCTTCTGGCAAAAGCTATTGGACTGTGAGTTCGAATTAGAGTTCAAGGACAAGAAACATATGGTCTGGCTCTTGGGAGCATTTGCTTCTGCTGCCGGAATACTTTCTGGAGTTGACCAGTCAATTATTAGTGGTGCATCCATTGGAATGAATACTGCTTTGAAGTTAACTGATCACCAATCCTCACTTGTCTCGAGTCTTATGCCATTAGGTGCCATGGCAGGCTCTATGATGATGACTCCATTAAGTGAGtattttggaagaaagaaggcGATCGTtatttcttgtctttggtACTCCCTCGGAGCTGGACTCTGTGCTGGAGCCAATTCTCATGAGATGATGTTTGCAGGTAGATTTattcttggaattggtgTTGGAATTGAGGGAGGTTCTGTTGGTATTTATATTGCTGAATCAGTGCCAGCTCATGTTCGTGGTAATTTGGTTTCTATGTACCAGTTCAATATTGCCTTGGGAGAAGTTTTTGGTTTTGCAATTGCCGCAATATTCTATGACATTCACGGTGGTTGGAGATATATGGTTGGATCTTCCTTGGTTTTCTCTACAATCTTATTTATTGGTTTGCTCTTCCTACCAGAATCTCCTCGTTATTTGATGTACAAGGGGAAGGTAGGAGAATCCTATAATGTCTGGAAGAGATTAAGAAATGCTGATGATGAAAGCAGTAAGGTAGAATTCTTGGAGATGAGACATAATGCAatcattgatgaagatagaAGAGCTCATGAAAGCAAATTTCAAGTATGGATGGACCTTTTCacaattccaagaaatAGGCGTGCTTTATTCTATGCTGTTCTCATGGTGTCTTTTGGTCAATTAACTGGTATTAACGCTGTCATGTATTATTTGTCAACGCTTATGCACAAGATCGGTTTCAATATTAGGGCATCAGTCTTCATGTCACTTGTTGGAGGTGGATCACTATTAATTGGTACAATTCCAGCAATTTTATGGATGGATAGATTTGGCCGTCGTGTTTGGGGAATGAATATTATTGGGTTTTTCATTGGTTTAGTTCTTGTCGGTGTCGGCTATAGATTCAATTCAGTTACTCAAAAAGAAGCTGCTCTTGGAGTCTATCTTACTGGACTTATTTTGTATATGTCATTTTTTGGTGCTTATGCATGTTTGACATGGGTGCTTCCTGCCGAATCGTTTTCTTTGTCGACTAGATCTGTTGGTATGACAATCTGTTCTACATTCCTTTATCTTTGGTCTTTTACCGTCACTTATAATTTCACCAAGATGCAAAACGCTTTCACCTATACTGGGTTAACTTTAGGCTTCTATGGTGGTATCGCTTTCATTGGTTTCATCTACCAAATTTTGTTCATGCCTGAAACTAAGGATAAgactttggaagaaatagaTGATATAttctccaagtcttctttccaagttgCTAGAGAAAATATTAGTAACGTGAAAAGGTTCTGGGGTTTCAGCTAG